From the Gammaproteobacteria bacterium genome, the window TGCCTTCGAGTCGCCATTTGCCGGCTTCGCGCGCACCGACCTCGCCTTTGAATTTCACGAATTCCTCGTAGGCCACTACTTCGGCGCGAATGAAGCCTTTCTCGAAGTCCGAGTGAATTACGCCCGCCGCCTGCGGCGCGGTCGCGCCCCGGTGGATGGTCCAGGCCCGCACTTCCTTGGGGCCGGCGGTGAAATAGGTTTCCAGTCCCAACAATCTGTAAGCCGCGCGAATCACACGGTTCAAACCCGGTTCACTCAGGTGCAGATCCTTGAGAAATTCCAGCTTGTCAGCGTCGTCGAGTTCCGCGATTTCCGCCTCCAGCGCTGCGCACACCGGCACCACTTCGGAATGCTCCGCCTGCGCAATTGCGCGCACCTGATCCAGCAGCGGATTGTGCTCGAAACCGTGTTCGTCCACGTTGGCGATGTACATCGTCGGCTTGAGCGTCAACAGTCCATATTCGCGCACCCAGGCCCGGTCTTCCGCGTTCAGCCCAAGCGCACGCGCCGGTCTGGCCTGGTTGAGATGCGCTTGCAGCGTTTCCAGCACCTGCTGACGCGCCAGCGCCTGCTTGTCGCCGGACTTTGCGACGCGCGCATTCCGGTCCACGGCGCGGCTCACGCTATCCAGATCCGCGAGCGCCAGTTCGGTATTGATGGTCTCGATGTCCGCGGCGGGATTCACTTTGCCGGTGACATGCACCACATCGCTGTTCTCGAAGCAGCGCACCACATGCGCAATGGCATCGGTCTCGCGGATGTGCGACAGGAACTGGTTGCCAAGGCCCTCGCCCTTGGACGCGCCGGCCACCAGCCCGGCGATATCCACGAATTCCACCGCCGCCGGCACGATTTTCTGCGGATGCACGATGGCCGCGAGTTCCGCGAGGCGCGCGTCCGGCACCGCCACCACGCCCACGTTGGGGTCAATGGTGCAGAACGGGTAATTTTCCGCGGCGATGCCGGCCTTAGTGAGCGCATTGAAGAGCGTGGACTTGCCGACGTTGGGCAAGCCGACGATGCCGCAGGTGAGACTCATGGCTGATCTTTGGGTGGATG encodes:
- the ychF gene encoding redox-regulated ATPase YchF; its protein translation is MSLTCGIVGLPNVGKSTLFNALTKAGIAAENYPFCTIDPNVGVVAVPDARLAELAAIVHPQKIVPAAVEFVDIAGLVAGASKGEGLGNQFLSHIRETDAIAHVVRCFENSDVVHVTGKVNPAADIETINTELALADLDSVSRAVDRNARVAKSGDKQALARQQVLETLQAHLNQARPARALGLNAEDRAWVREYGLLTLKPTMYIANVDEHGFEHNPLLDQVRAIAQAEHSEVVPVCAALEAEIAELDDADKLEFLKDLHLSEPGLNRVIRAAYRLLGLETYFTAGPKEVRAWTIHRGATAPQAAGVIHSDFEKGFIRAEVVAYEEFVKFKGEVGAREAGKWRLEGKDYIVSEGDVVHFRFNV